A region of Chitinophaga horti DNA encodes the following proteins:
- a CDS encoding DUF4397 domain-containing protein encodes MHYKHFAAGLLLCSGTFLSCKKNKADFFNDNRPSTEVTNSSLVRLVNINGSGQLVVNGDTLTTWKFNMPVVGGNTPAVDGTKWFPETGSLGTTYSIPRQLLQNGKAFIYTNIFGYQLAPDSIGFNVEEKANMPMDYYMLKGDIATATLQPRIMEVPRQTTAPSRPGYFKIRLLNIADRLKPQGDPVFEDLSKPLTLAYADGTPVSTQTTSVGVRQYSEYVEVPYGTYQFKVLTPEGTEVAAQGGTTFESTNVQDQSTSTLVTATTGIPHTVSTGLTYAPVRSFKPGGVYTIVVATHTVRVPYYPADFAGENVPGFQNVFRVIADISEPENANYFRVQGVHALPGEGAVTFRVNGNKLGDLAYSAHTDYSIFVQGSTTIDALNAQGSVLASVSVDAAANLNYTAWLYKQPDGKAAIALVNNNLSGGMYFVGTGTDGQDGQYLQVKQHYPFAKRFLNLCADLPYASFTLANGASMGASASNLAPGEIALHLPYHRSAQGADDYQIMVYRSSPGVFPGNWITQIPVLKNTDFIAKPEHYIRPVKPKQEPGVYTVALIGELAGTGAQQAKMIIVKHTK; translated from the coding sequence ATGCATTATAAACATTTTGCCGCAGGCCTGCTGTTATGCTCAGGAACGTTCCTGTCGTGCAAAAAAAACAAGGCAGACTTTTTTAACGATAATCGCCCGAGTACCGAAGTGACTAATAGCTCCCTGGTGCGCCTGGTGAACATCAATGGCAGCGGCCAGCTGGTCGTGAACGGCGATACGCTTACCACCTGGAAATTTAATATGCCGGTAGTGGGTGGTAATACCCCTGCCGTTGACGGTACAAAATGGTTTCCTGAAACAGGTTCCCTGGGCACTACGTACAGCATACCGCGCCAACTACTGCAAAACGGTAAAGCCTTCATATACACTAATATTTTTGGCTACCAGCTGGCGCCGGATTCTATCGGGTTTAATGTAGAGGAAAAGGCGAACATGCCGATGGACTACTACATGCTGAAAGGCGATATAGCCACTGCTACATTGCAACCGCGCATCATGGAAGTACCGCGTCAGACAACCGCCCCTTCACGCCCCGGTTACTTCAAAATCCGCCTGCTGAACATCGCCGACAGGCTGAAGCCACAGGGCGATCCGGTATTTGAAGACTTGTCTAAACCGCTCACTCTCGCTTATGCAGATGGTACGCCGGTGAGTACGCAAACCACCAGTGTGGGTGTACGCCAGTATTCCGAATATGTAGAAGTGCCTTATGGCACCTACCAGTTTAAAGTATTAACACCGGAAGGTACGGAAGTGGCCGCGCAGGGTGGTACTACCTTTGAATCAACGAATGTACAGGACCAGAGCACTTCAACATTGGTGACGGCTACAACAGGTATTCCGCATACGGTATCCACCGGGCTTACTTATGCGCCCGTGCGGTCATTTAAACCGGGTGGTGTGTACACCATCGTAGTGGCCACACATACGGTGAGAGTGCCTTATTACCCGGCCGACTTTGCGGGAGAAAACGTTCCTGGTTTCCAGAACGTGTTCCGGGTAATTGCGGACATCAGCGAGCCGGAAAACGCGAACTACTTTCGTGTGCAGGGCGTTCATGCGTTACCGGGCGAAGGCGCGGTCACCTTCCGCGTTAACGGCAATAAACTTGGCGACCTCGCTTACAGTGCACATACCGACTACAGCATTTTTGTACAAGGCAGTACCACTATCGACGCGCTAAACGCACAGGGTAGCGTGCTGGCTTCTGTTTCGGTAGATGCAGCGGCTAACCTCAACTATACTGCCTGGTTATACAAACAGCCGGACGGCAAAGCCGCCATCGCACTGGTGAACAATAACCTGAGCGGCGGTATGTACTTCGTAGGTACGGGCACCGATGGGCAGGACGGACAATACCTGCAGGTAAAACAGCATTATCCTTTCGCTAAACGTTTTCTGAACCTGTGTGCCGATCTGCCTTACGCCAGCTTTACACTTGCTAATGGTGCGTCGATGGGCGCATCGGCCAGCAACCTGGCGCCTGGTGAAATCGCGCTGCACCTGCCTTATCACCGGAGTGCCCAGGGTGCAGACGACTACCAGATCATGGTATACCGCTCTTCACCCGGTGTATTCCCGGGTAACTGGATTACGCAGATCCCGGTGCTGAAGAACACCGACTTTATTGCAAAGCCGGAGCACTATATCCGCCCGGTAAAGCCCAAACAGGAACCTGGTGTGTATACCGTGGCTCTGATTGGAGAACTGGCCGGTACAGGCGCTCAGCAGGCTAAAATGATTATTGTAAAACACACGAAGTAA
- a CDS encoding FecR family protein: MANTVTKALLEKYLDNRCTPEEVVLVEIYLQQPGSDAALNAVLASRLEADMELSMQAPEDEVQKAAWSARMRSRMGRGAKIRPMGIWRYAAIGAAVLAGVGGFTLLRMHKPATQSVALLYKNNPQGQRAIIHLADGSVIHLGAGSRLDYPEAFTGEKREISLTGEAYFEVAEDPAHPFVVRTGSVATTVLGTSFKISAFGGKPLSVAVATGKVRVDYEERELAVLTPGKQMTWNSGNAQLADVAVADIEGWQKGRLMFNSQSLQEVAADLERWYNVKISFVSSEKATAKITVTLFGSAPLDKTLQTLAAGSGFSYKINGRDVLIQ, encoded by the coding sequence ATGGCAAATACTGTTACCAAAGCATTACTGGAAAAATACCTGGATAACCGCTGCACACCCGAAGAGGTAGTACTGGTGGAAATATACCTGCAACAACCTGGCAGCGACGCTGCGCTGAATGCCGTGCTGGCCAGTCGGTTGGAGGCCGACATGGAACTAAGCATGCAGGCACCAGAAGATGAGGTGCAAAAAGCGGCCTGGTCGGCACGTATGCGTAGCCGTATGGGCCGCGGCGCTAAAATACGCCCGATGGGCATCTGGAGATACGCGGCCATCGGTGCTGCGGTACTCGCCGGCGTGGGTGGATTTACGTTGTTACGTATGCATAAACCGGCTACACAATCCGTAGCACTGCTATATAAAAACAATCCACAGGGCCAGCGGGCGATCATTCACCTGGCCGACGGCTCGGTGATCCACCTGGGGGCTGGCAGTCGCCTGGATTATCCCGAAGCCTTCACCGGCGAAAAACGCGAAATATCGCTCACGGGAGAGGCTTACTTTGAAGTGGCGGAAGATCCTGCGCACCCTTTCGTTGTACGCACGGGGAGCGTAGCTACGACGGTACTGGGTACCTCTTTTAAGATCAGTGCTTTTGGCGGTAAACCATTATCCGTAGCGGTAGCTACCGGGAAGGTGCGTGTGGACTATGAAGAAAGGGAACTGGCGGTGCTGACACCCGGTAAACAAATGACCTGGAACAGCGGTAACGCCCAACTGGCGGATGTAGCCGTAGCGGATATAGAAGGTTGGCAGAAGGGGAGACTGATGTTTAATAGTCAGTCTTTACAAGAAGTGGCGGCGGATCTCGAACGCTGGTATAATGTGAAGATCAGCTTTGTGTCTTCAGAAAAAGCAACAGCGAAAATTACGGTCACGCTCTTCGGCAGCGCGCCTTTAGATAAAACCTTGCAGACACTTGCCGCGGGAAGCGGTTTCAGTTATAAGATCAATGGCCGGGATGTGCTGATTCAGTAA
- a CDS encoding TonB-dependent receptor: MQKGLKNDPFGFIVEPVPERFSLVLKPGAAGNPPTARKPLHKICFLMKCSFIFLVAQLTFVTMLFADHVKSQDLSLRIPLHLDNANVRESLLHIEKQSGVRFLLPEALLATEGKKVTVHADNIMVKDALTGIFNGTSLDYQLLNGYVVVNRRAVPIKISGRLIDGKTKEPLPGVSIRIKGGKGGAATDMNGNFTIEIPEEGAILIFSLMGYEHREVKVTKASSGITIQLSASSRQLGEVTVQARRKTNTEITVLQERKAAAIVQDAISAQQIERTASITTTQALQRVSGVTVTDDKYVAIRGLGDRSVIGQLNGVRLASSDPDRSAIPLDLVPASLLDNITIFKTVTPDKPADAAAGIVELKTKSVPDKATLEIIAQTGFNSNIGAGGKVNSFYNSDLGFFGGKVKDKNLTSDFLNLSKQYPGGLTQIQQLINNSNGDPAMRQEAARINNIMHSFDPVMSTRYKQAPLNQLYSLTFGNSYKVFRDKVLGVVLGANYYNRTTDVTGGDLTQYSVYQGVITGNPQVYSPRFIPNYITPNNLYMGKHQTYKENTGTQTLNYGTLAGLTFRFNPRHEISVQYLGSWGSEAQAVNMYGQYEYTGLSGPVYNTIYSLKQTRRNLNTFNLQGEHKFTAGEYSPRLSYNVASSTSKQNDPDFRFITMTDYRPRGGSHYFRPSIGAAGGQGDSVYTEHLYALNSGYVNGYGTYGIIQAEPNGRRWRQLNETNYNYKADLTFPFRLLGQKQEFKTGVNYLNRDRTFRENFVFLPGSNYATNKSLTLYEVHGNVDRLVSPEIIGIRMPNGSTGEGADAVGGFLYNSQKSPNNYNGFFETNAFYGMLDLHILENVRLAGGVRFEKTNIQSAVDTSNIFLDPALTAKDENGNTIPVVLISPNTVYKTGYKPYYALNFTYTYRKDMNFRLAYNTTLARPELRELTNVFEFDAFQMGLVVGNPNLVNQHTENADFRWEWFPNPGEVISASAFGKRINNQLVKVFSLKTEGLAARYPEYPTIQFQNDPNTGTVWGAELEVVKDLGRLTPVLKNFFIGTNLMLAQSNIKKSAARYNANKSLDRHTPKNSPLFEQAPYSVNGWLNYKNTKWGTDLTTTFNMVGERLVQINLTGEPDLYTRPVPMLDFVFSQQLGKRVLFKGYAKNILNPAIETVYANPGTGGLWYGERYVNRSFKRGAEIMMGFTYKLL; this comes from the coding sequence ATGCAAAAAGGATTAAAAAATGATCCTTTCGGATTTATCGTGGAACCTGTGCCCGAACGCTTTTCGCTTGTGTTAAAGCCTGGCGCGGCAGGAAATCCACCCACTGCCAGAAAGCCTTTACACAAAATTTGTTTCCTGATGAAATGCTCGTTCATTTTCCTGGTGGCCCAGCTTACGTTCGTAACGATGCTGTTTGCCGACCATGTTAAGAGCCAGGACTTATCCCTCCGCATTCCCCTGCACCTGGATAATGCCAATGTGCGCGAAAGCCTGCTGCATATCGAAAAGCAGAGTGGCGTGCGCTTTTTACTGCCCGAGGCACTGCTCGCCACGGAAGGTAAAAAGGTGACTGTTCATGCGGATAACATCATGGTGAAAGACGCGCTGACCGGAATTTTCAACGGTACCAGTCTCGATTACCAATTGTTAAACGGATATGTGGTCGTGAATCGCAGGGCCGTACCCATCAAAATCAGCGGCCGGCTGATCGACGGCAAAACGAAAGAGCCGTTGCCCGGCGTATCTATCCGCATCAAAGGCGGTAAAGGTGGCGCGGCGACAGATATGAATGGTAATTTTACCATCGAGATCCCGGAGGAAGGTGCGATACTGATTTTCTCGCTGATGGGTTACGAACATCGCGAGGTGAAAGTGACTAAAGCTTCCTCCGGTATTACCATCCAGCTATCGGCCAGCAGCCGCCAGTTAGGAGAGGTAACAGTACAGGCACGTCGTAAAACGAATACGGAAATAACGGTGCTCCAGGAACGCAAAGCGGCTGCCATCGTGCAGGATGCCATATCTGCCCAACAAATTGAAAGAACAGCTTCTATTACCACCACGCAGGCGCTGCAACGCGTAAGCGGGGTAACGGTAACAGATGATAAATACGTAGCGATCCGCGGTCTGGGCGACCGTAGTGTGATCGGTCAGCTCAATGGCGTGCGGCTCGCTTCTTCCGACCCCGATCGCAGCGCTATTCCTTTGGACCTGGTGCCTGCTTCGCTGCTGGATAACATCACCATCTTTAAAACCGTAACGCCCGATAAACCTGCCGATGCAGCAGCCGGTATCGTGGAACTGAAAACGAAATCAGTACCAGATAAAGCTACGCTCGAAATTATCGCGCAAACAGGTTTCAACTCGAACATCGGCGCGGGAGGCAAGGTGAACAGCTTTTATAATAGTGACCTCGGTTTCTTTGGTGGCAAGGTGAAAGACAAGAACCTCACCAGCGACTTCCTGAACTTGTCAAAGCAATACCCAGGCGGTCTTACGCAGATCCAGCAGCTGATCAACAATAGTAATGGCGATCCCGCTATGCGCCAGGAAGCTGCGCGCATCAACAACATCATGCATTCGTTCGACCCGGTGATGAGCACCCGCTACAAACAGGCACCGCTGAACCAGTTGTACTCACTTACTTTTGGCAATAGCTATAAAGTTTTCCGCGATAAGGTACTGGGTGTGGTGTTGGGTGCTAACTATTACAACCGTACCACGGATGTGACGGGCGGCGACCTTACGCAATACAGCGTTTACCAGGGTGTTATTACCGGTAACCCACAGGTGTATAGTCCGCGTTTTATCCCTAACTATATTACGCCGAACAACCTCTATATGGGTAAACATCAGACCTATAAAGAGAATACAGGTACGCAAACGCTTAACTATGGTACGCTTGCCGGCCTTACGTTCCGCTTTAACCCACGCCACGAGATCAGCGTGCAGTACCTGGGCAGCTGGGGCAGTGAAGCACAGGCCGTGAACATGTACGGACAGTACGAGTACACTGGCCTGTCTGGCCCGGTGTATAACACGATCTATTCATTAAAACAAACCCGTCGTAACCTGAATACTTTTAACCTCCAGGGCGAGCATAAGTTCACTGCCGGCGAGTATTCACCACGACTGAGCTACAACGTGGCCAGCTCCACGTCAAAGCAAAACGATCCGGACTTTCGCTTTATTACGATGACGGATTACCGTCCGCGCGGCGGCTCACATTACTTCCGTCCGTCGATCGGTGCTGCCGGAGGGCAGGGTGACTCTGTATATACAGAACACCTGTATGCGCTGAACTCCGGTTACGTAAACGGGTACGGTACTTACGGCATCATACAGGCAGAGCCGAACGGCCGCCGCTGGCGCCAGCTGAACGAAACCAACTACAACTATAAAGCCGACCTTACCTTCCCCTTCCGCCTGTTAGGGCAGAAGCAGGAGTTTAAAACAGGCGTGAACTACCTGAACCGCGACCGTACCTTCCGCGAGAACTTCGTATTCCTGCCAGGTTCTAACTACGCGACCAATAAATCGCTGACGTTGTACGAGGTACATGGTAACGTAGACAGGCTGGTGAGCCCGGAGATTATCGGCATCCGTATGCCGAATGGCAGCACCGGCGAAGGCGCCGATGCGGTAGGTGGTTTCCTGTACAACAGCCAGAAGTCACCGAACAACTATAACGGCTTCTTCGAAACCAACGCCTTCTACGGTATGTTGGATTTACACATACTGGAGAATGTACGTTTAGCCGGCGGTGTACGCTTCGAGAAAACAAATATCCAGTCTGCGGTAGATACTTCCAACATCTTCCTCGATCCGGCGCTGACGGCGAAAGACGAGAATGGCAACACCATCCCGGTGGTACTCATCAGCCCTAATACGGTGTATAAAACAGGTTACAAGCCTTATTATGCGTTGAACTTTACCTACACTTACCGCAAGGATATGAACTTCCGCCTGGCCTACAACACCACCCTGGCGCGTCCGGAGTTGCGTGAGCTGACCAACGTGTTTGAGTTCGACGCCTTCCAGATGGGGCTTGTCGTAGGTAATCCGAACCTGGTAAACCAGCACACAGAAAATGCTGACTTTCGCTGGGAATGGTTCCCGAACCCAGGAGAAGTAATTTCAGCTTCTGCCTTCGGTAAACGCATCAACAATCAGCTGGTAAAAGTATTTAGTTTGAAGACGGAAGGCCTGGCTGCCAGGTACCCCGAGTATCCCACCATCCAGTTCCAGAACGATCCTAACACCGGTACGGTATGGGGCGCTGAGCTGGAAGTGGTAAAAGATCTCGGACGTTTAACGCCGGTGCTGAAGAACTTCTTCATCGGTACCAACCTGATGCTGGCGCAGAGTAATATTAAAAAGTCTGCCGCCCGTTACAACGCTAACAAATCACTCGATCGTCACACGCCGAAAAACAGTCCGCTGTTCGAACAGGCGCCTTACTCCGTGAACGGCTGGCTGAACTACAAGAACACTAAATGGGGAACGGACCTTACGACCACTTTCAACATGGTGGGTGAGCGCCTGGTGCAGATCAACCTCACTGGTGAGCCTGACTTGTATACCCGCCCGGTACCGATGCTCGACTTCGTGTTCTCCCAACAACTCGGCAAACGCGTGTTGTTCAAAGGTTACGCGAAAAATATCCTGAACCCGGCAATCGAGACGGTATATGCGAATCCTGGTACAGGCGGCCTTTGGTATGGCGAACGTTACGTGAATCGCAGCTTTAAACGTGGTGCGGAAATCATGATGGGCTTTACTTACAAGCTGTTATAA
- a CDS encoding ArsR/SmtB family transcription factor translates to MNLRRDVFQAIADPTRRAILLLVASQSMTAGAIAANFDTARPTVSKHLQILTECELLTQEQNGREVHYQLNPHKMKEIADFLEPFRQLWDDRFNKLESIMKNYKPKK, encoded by the coding sequence ATGAACCTGAGAAGAGATGTATTCCAAGCGATTGCAGATCCCACGCGCCGGGCAATTCTATTGCTCGTCGCCTCACAGTCAATGACGGCGGGCGCGATTGCGGCTAATTTTGATACGGCGCGGCCTACTGTATCCAAGCATTTACAGATACTGACGGAGTGCGAGTTATTGACGCAGGAGCAGAACGGGCGGGAAGTTCATTACCAGTTAAATCCACACAAAATGAAAGAGATCGCCGATTTCCTCGAGCCCTTCCGCCAGTTGTGGGACGATCGCTTTAACAAGCTGGAGAGCATTATGAAAAACTACAAACCTAAAAAATAA
- a CDS encoding RNA polymerase sigma-70 factor, whose product MRSSLPEQSDVSLLNECRKGNTRAFDVLFDRYSGKLYHYGLKYMKNEALAEEAMMDLMFWLWDKREQLPVDVQLAPYLFRAMKHAIIKALTRHQTNTVPLDFASDPYTEDADNRIRHNELQEAYHEKLNTLSSQRQKVFRMSRHNDLSHAEIARELDLSVFTVKNHIKASLAYLRDELKDYTDITTLALLIFFL is encoded by the coding sequence ATGCGATCAAGTTTACCGGAACAATCAGATGTATCGTTGTTGAATGAATGCAGAAAAGGCAATACCAGGGCCTTTGATGTGTTGTTCGATCGCTATTCCGGTAAGTTGTATCATTATGGATTAAAGTACATGAAGAACGAGGCGCTGGCCGAGGAAGCCATGATGGACCTCATGTTCTGGCTGTGGGACAAACGCGAACAGTTGCCTGTTGATGTGCAGCTCGCACCGTACTTGTTCCGCGCGATGAAGCACGCCATTATCAAAGCGTTAACCCGTCATCAAACGAATACGGTACCACTCGATTTTGCCAGTGATCCTTATACGGAAGATGCTGATAACCGCATCCGTCACAATGAATTACAGGAGGCTTACCACGAAAAGCTGAACACGCTCAGTTCGCAACGCCAAAAGGTGTTCAGGATGAGCCGTCACAATGATTTGTCGCACGCGGAAATAGCCAGGGAACTGGATTTATCGGTGTTTACGGTGAAGAACCATATCAAAGCGTCCCTTGCTTACTTGCGAGATGAACTGAAGGACTATACAGATATTACAACCCTTGCACTGCTGATCTTCTTTCTTTGA
- a CDS encoding fasciclin domain-containing protein encodes MRKIHFNIKTLTACGAIAILAMGCDKEDGGSKRDNNRIAQVLADNFNLTVMNTVITRGGVRPLTDGPKTVTVFAPSDEAFAKAGYANNTAILTAAYDRVVRLANYHTVEGNYEIEKMPFLFNQEINSLGGKLYVTRWIKNGDTVLTINGSRLLSTAVNASNGKVQVIDRMLEPYVHATLTDAIASNASLTLFNQALQRAGMIGLLSGKVPHTVYAPNNSAMAAIGYGTLETIEAADPAVLADMIRYQVVEDRRFVNDYILSTGPTNEGKQGMLNNNSVTVTLIADPQRPGSFSGIRLKGIGNTSETNLVHQDIITGNGVLHITDQVLRITQ; translated from the coding sequence ATGAGAAAGATTCATTTCAATATAAAGACCCTTACTGCCTGTGGCGCTATTGCGATCCTGGCAATGGGATGTGATAAGGAAGACGGCGGCAGCAAACGGGATAATAACCGCATTGCGCAAGTGCTGGCCGATAACTTTAACCTTACGGTGATGAATACTGTGATCACCCGCGGGGGCGTTCGCCCTCTGACTGACGGGCCTAAAACCGTCACGGTGTTTGCACCTTCGGACGAAGCGTTCGCGAAAGCCGGTTATGCCAACAATACAGCCATACTTACGGCTGCCTATGACAGGGTAGTGCGTCTCGCAAACTACCATACGGTGGAAGGTAACTACGAAATCGAGAAAATGCCTTTCCTTTTTAACCAGGAAATCAATTCCCTCGGTGGCAAGTTGTACGTGACCCGCTGGATCAAAAACGGCGATACCGTGCTTACCATTAACGGCAGCCGCCTGTTATCCACCGCGGTAAACGCATCCAATGGTAAAGTGCAGGTAATCGATCGTATGCTCGAGCCCTATGTACACGCAACCCTCACGGATGCTATCGCCTCTAATGCCAGCCTCACCCTGTTTAACCAGGCGTTGCAGCGTGCAGGTATGATCGGCCTGCTGAGCGGTAAAGTGCCGCATACGGTATATGCGCCCAACAACAGCGCCATGGCCGCTATTGGTTACGGAACACTCGAAACCATCGAAGCCGCCGATCCAGCGGTATTGGCCGATATGATCCGCTACCAGGTAGTAGAAGACCGCCGTTTCGTAAACGACTATATCCTCAGCACCGGACCTACCAATGAAGGCAAGCAGGGCATGCTTAACAACAACTCGGTAACCGTAACGCTGATTGCTGATCCCCAGCGGCCTGGTTCCTTTTCCGGCATCAGGCTCAAAGGGATCGGTAATACGAGTGAGACCAACCTCGTTCACCAGGATATTATCACAGGCAACGGCGTGTTGCATATAACTGACCAGGTACTGCGCATTACGCAATAA
- a CDS encoding fasciclin domain-containing protein gives MKRLILGALAVMLLAVACKKEEFQQVPFGDKVPFTDTATHDLKTLVSMSNTHKLFLAAWERSHADSVLKSKGAEAQYTVFAPDDAAMRAAGYDEAAIAGANAGDMDSLVLFHMLGAKIDSSSLAPMRISNALQTMLTHQTLKEYAAPVGSSVPYWVTYRYRQYALMSNGSLFLNGKDAGNAKPVKATNGTLWPINIVANRPTQHMADFLASDPRFSMISSLMADAKLRWEEITLGMYSRNYYDILVPGNGVEVSRDAFFAPTNDAFAKSGFNTIDDLWELNNRSYPYFDWDWFEMYNEFVTDSLLAYHVYGRMYAPKGSWGPGRAQSASFFLHDLKNDLVGDYEVNAMAMGLGLSLKMPLEFGMEGGQVTVKVKGANKPAAKIIESDIYTYQGPIHVVDHLILSDKVQF, from the coding sequence ATGAAAAGATTAATCCTCGGTGCCCTCGCCGTAATGCTGCTGGCCGTGGCCTGTAAAAAGGAAGAGTTTCAGCAGGTGCCGTTTGGCGACAAGGTGCCATTCACCGATACCGCGACACACGACCTGAAAACACTGGTGAGTATGTCCAACACGCACAAGCTGTTCCTGGCAGCCTGGGAACGTAGCCATGCCGATTCTGTACTAAAGTCGAAAGGCGCAGAAGCGCAATACACCGTGTTTGCACCGGATGATGCCGCCATGCGCGCCGCCGGTTACGACGAAGCCGCAATTGCAGGCGCAAACGCGGGCGATATGGATTCGCTGGTGTTGTTCCATATGCTGGGGGCTAAAATTGATTCGTCTTCGCTCGCACCTATGAGGATCAGCAATGCATTGCAGACGATGCTGACGCATCAGACACTGAAAGAATATGCGGCGCCGGTGGGTAGCAGCGTGCCTTACTGGGTTACTTACCGTTACAGGCAGTATGCATTAATGAGCAACGGTAGCCTGTTCCTGAATGGTAAAGACGCCGGTAATGCAAAGCCTGTAAAAGCGACCAATGGTACGCTGTGGCCAATCAACATCGTGGCGAACCGCCCTACGCAGCATATGGCCGACTTCCTGGCAAGTGATCCCAGGTTCTCGATGATCTCCAGCCTGATGGCCGATGCAAAGTTGAGATGGGAGGAAATAACGCTGGGCATGTATAGTCGCAACTACTACGACATCCTGGTACCGGGCAATGGGGTAGAGGTTAGCAGGGATGCCTTTTTCGCACCCACTAACGATGCCTTTGCCAAATCAGGCTTCAACACGATAGACGACCTCTGGGAGCTGAATAATCGCAGTTATCCTTACTTCGACTGGGACTGGTTCGAAATGTACAATGAGTTTGTAACCGATTCCCTGCTGGCCTATCACGTATATGGCCGCATGTATGCACCAAAGGGCAGCTGGGGCCCCGGAAGAGCACAGTCTGCGAGCTTCTTCCTGCACGACCTGAAAAATGACCTGGTGGGCGATTATGAAGTGAACGCCATGGCCATGGGTTTGGGTCTTTCGCTCAAAATGCCGCTCGAATTTGGTATGGAAGGCGGACAGGTGACCGTGAAAGTTAAAGGAGCCAACAAGCCCGCCGCCAAAATCATCGAATCGGATATCTACACCTACCAGGGGCCGATACACGTGGTCGATCATTTAATTCTTTCCGATAAAGTTCAATTCTAA
- a CDS encoding fasciclin domain-containing protein, with the protein MFINIRTCLTAALIATTFAACKHEDLDVPDENKTFRLAGDFIRNNYDLSMFAAAIEHAGMQEELNTVGPYTIFAPNNTAFAQLGINRPSDFANMNKDSLRNLLHYHMLDRRLLRADLPTNSLDTRYASLYEGREPYFTFATYGSSGPAYSSNFVFVNGAFVVKNDVALSNGVLHVVDKVMKYTPGTVQEWLGKRAEYSVFVEGLKKFGYWEQLAEEGTRTVYAPDNDAFEQAGITAEWIQQANVNEYVGARLFGIYILPGRRFFTGDFIAAGIIFGNGGFGALIPGDTYKFTVRGEKDTYRQQPTSIAITFTDPATEERPWDQPVRDVTSNIPGRIDNLTDNGVVHYIPDVLVLPNEAEKK; encoded by the coding sequence ATGTTTATAAACATACGTACCTGCTTAACGGCAGCGCTGATCGCCACGACGTTCGCCGCCTGTAAGCACGAAGACCTGGACGTGCCGGACGAAAATAAAACCTTCCGCCTGGCGGGTGATTTTATCCGGAACAACTACGACCTTTCCATGTTTGCGGCCGCCATTGAGCACGCAGGCATGCAGGAAGAGTTGAACACCGTTGGTCCTTACACGATTTTCGCGCCCAACAATACGGCCTTTGCGCAGCTGGGCATTAACCGCCCGTCGGACTTCGCGAACATGAATAAAGACAGCCTGCGTAACCTGCTGCATTACCATATGCTGGACCGCCGCCTGCTTCGTGCCGACCTGCCCACCAACAGTCTCGATACGCGGTATGCCAGCCTTTACGAAGGCCGCGAACCTTACTTCACCTTCGCTACTTATGGCTCCAGCGGCCCGGCTTACTCGTCCAATTTCGTGTTCGTGAATGGGGCTTTCGTGGTAAAAAACGATGTGGCATTGTCCAATGGTGTGCTGCATGTGGTAGATAAAGTGATGAAGTACACACCCGGTACTGTACAGGAATGGCTGGGAAAGCGTGCAGAATACAGCGTATTCGTGGAAGGGTTGAAGAAGTTCGGTTATTGGGAACAACTGGCAGAAGAGGGCACCCGCACCGTGTATGCGCCGGATAATGATGCATTTGAACAGGCAGGTATTACCGCTGAATGGATACAACAGGCAAACGTAAATGAATATGTGGGGGCACGCCTGTTCGGTATCTACATCCTGCCCGGAAGACGCTTCTTCACCGGTGATTTCATTGCTGCAGGCATCATCTTCGGAAATGGGGGCTTTGGTGCCCTGATTCCTGGTGACACCTATAAATTTACGGTGAGAGGCGAGAAGGATACTTACCGCCAGCAGCCCACCTCAATTGCGATCACCTTTACCGATCCCGCCACGGAAGAACGTCCCTGGGACCAACCCGTTCGCGATGTGACAAGTAACATCCCTGGCCGTATCGATAACCTGACAGACAACGGGGTGGTGCATTATATCCCGGATGTACTGGTATTACCTAACGAAGCTGAGAAAAAATAG